In the Chloroflexota bacterium genome, TCAGCCCGGAAGCCACCATCGCCTTATAGAGCGCTGCTTCGAAGGTGACGTCCACTCCCATTACTTCACCGGTGGATTTCATCTCGGGTCCCACTGATGTTTCCACGCCGCGCAGCTTTGCCATGCTGAACACCGGCGCTTTCACGGCGACCAGAGGTTGCTTGGGCCGGAGGCCGCTACCGTAGCCCATGTCTTCCAGTGATTTGCCGAGCATGGTGAGTGTGGCAAGGCGCACCATGGGCACGTCGGTTACTTTGCTGAGGAAGGGCACCGTGCGGCTTGACCGCGGATTTACTTCAAGCACGAAAACCTCGTCTTGGAAGATCACATACTGGATGTTTACCAGCCCCAAGACACCCAGCTCCAGGCAGATGCGCGTCGTGTAGTCAACGATGGTTTGTTCTAAGTGTTCGTGAAGGTCTCGGGGCGGATAGACGGCAAAACTATCGCCCGAATGCACACCGGCGCGTTCGATATGCTCCATGACGCCGGGTATGAGCACTGTCTTTCCGTCGCAAATTGCGTCTACCTCGACTTCCTTGCCTTGGAGGTACTTGTCGACTAGGACGGGATGTCGTGTAGAGAGCTGCACGGCAGTTGCCACATAGCTCTTGAGGTCTTCCGGCGTATTTACGATTTCCATTGCCCGGCCTCCGAGCACATACGAGGGCCGCACGAGCACCGGATAGCCGATGTTTGAAGCAACGGAAAGAGCATCATCAACGTTGGTCACGGCGGCGCCGGGAGGCTGCGGGATGCCAAGCCGGTCCAGGAACGCCTCGAATTTGCGGCGGTCTTCAGCGAGGTCGATCGCGGACACGCCGCTTCCCGCCAGTGTGACGTTCTCCATGGTAAGCGGTTCGGCGAGATTGATGGCCGTCTGCCCGCCAAATTGCACAATGGTTGGCGGCACGCCCTCGTTATCGAGGACATTCAGGACACTCTCCGTGTCCAGCGGTTCAAAGTAGAGGCGATCGGACGTATCGAAGTCGGTGGATACGGTCTCGGGATTGCTATTTACCATGATGCTCTGCACGCCTGCGCTGTCGAGCGCCCATGCCGCATGAACGGAGCAATAGTCGAATTCAATGCCCTGGCCGATGCGGATCGGCCCGGAACCAACTACGGCGGCTCTTGCCGCTGTCAAGGACGGCGCATCGTTTTCAATCTCGTACGTACTGTAGAAGTACGGCGTTCGAGCTTCAAATTCGGCGGCGCAGGTATCTACCATCTTGTACACCGGCACGATGCCCCACTGTTTCCGCATCTCGCGCACACGTGTCGGGAGCACATCGGCCAAGGTGCCGACTTGGGAGTCGGCAAACCCTAGTCGCTTCGCCTCCCAGAGCAAACCCGGTGTGAGCGGTTCGGCCAGGAGGCGCTGTTCCATGTCGCGGATAGCAGCCAGTTTATGGATGAAGAACGGGTCGATGTGGGAGCGGCGGGAGACTTCCTCAATGCTAACTTCGCGCCGCAACGCGCTCATGATTGCCCAAAGTCGCAGATCGCTGGCTTCCGTGATGTGCCCCCAGATGGCTTCCGGTTCTCCTTGCCACTGTTCGTCTTCCCACATGAGACTGCGATCGCCGATTTCGAGGCCGCGCACCGCCTTTTGCAGCGCAGCCTCCAAGGTGCGGTCAATGGCCATTACTTCGCCGGTGGACTTCATCTGCGTGCCCAGCATGCGGTCACCCGACGGAAACTTGTCGAACGGCCAGCGCGGAATTTTGACCACGACGTAGTCAAGGGCCGGTTCGAACGCAGCGGTGGTCTTCTCCGTGATAGGATTCGGCAGCTTGTCAAGGGTACGGCCAATAGCGATCTTGGCCGCCATGCGCGCAATCGGGTAGCCGGTTGCCTTAGACGCCAAAGCGGATGAGCGACTTACACGAGGATTAACTTCGATAACGCGATAGGCAAATGAATGGGGGTCCAGCGCCAACTGCACGTTGCACCCCCCCTCAATGCCCAACGACCGAATGATGTTGAGCGACGCGGTACGAAGCATCTGATATTCACGGTCGCTTAAGGTCTGGCTTGGCGCGACCACTATTGAATCACCGGTATGCACGCCCATGGGGTCGAAATTCTCCATGTTGCACACGGTGATGCAGTTGTCCGCGCTATCGCGCATGACTTCGTATTCGATTTCTTTCCAGCCGAGCAAGTACTCCTCCACCAGCACCTGGTTGATTGGACTGGCGGAAAGGCCGCCTGCAACTACCGTTTGCACCTCTGCAGCCGTACGGGCGATGCCGCCGCCGGTGCCCCCCAGCGTATAGGCAGGCCTGATGACGACGGGCATCCCAATAGTAGCCACGAATGCTTCCGCTTCTTGCACGGAGTGGACAGTCTTGCTGGCGGGAATGGGTTCGCCGATCTGAGTCATGGTTTGCCGGAAGAGTTCTCGATCTTCCGCTTTCCGGATCGCTGATAAGGGCGTGCCCAGCAGTCGCACATCATACTTTTCCAAGACTTCCGCTTCGGCCAAAGCTACGGCGAGATTGAGACCGGTCTGGCCGCCGAGCGTGGGGATGAGTCCGTCGGGCCGCTCGTGCGCAATGATGCGCTCGATGACGGGAACGGTGAGCGGCTCGATGTAGACTACGTCGGCGATGTCCTCATCGGTCATAATCGTCGCGGGATTGGAGTTGACGAGAACGGAGGTCACGCCTTCTTCGCGCATGGCCTTGCATGCCTGCGTTCCGGCGTAGTCAAACTCAGCGGCCTGGCCGATGATGATTGGGCCTGAACCGACAATTAGTACCTTGGATGGTCTATTCGTCATGAAAGGAGTTCTACAAATTCGTCAAATACATATTGATTGTCTTGTGGTCCGGGGCAAGCCTCAGGATGGTATTGCACGCTTAGAATTGGCAAGTCCTGGTGGCGAAGGCCTTCGACCGACCCATCATTGAGACTGATGTGGCTGACGCGGAATCCGGACTCTTCAGGGATGCTGCTCGCGTCAACTTGAAAACCATGATTTTGGGTGGTGATGTGCACCTTCCCGCTCTCCGTATCCTGCACCGGGTGATTGGCGCCGCGGTGACCAAATTTGAGGCGGCTTGCTCGGGCGCCCGCGGCCAACGCGATAATCTGGTGGCCCAAACAGATGCCCAACATCGGATAGCGATGCATGAGCCGAGCCGTAGTCTCGACGGTTGCGGCGACCGCGCCGACTTCCGGATCGCCCGGACCATTGCATACAACGATTCCGTCCGGATCCAGACTGCAAATCTCCTCATATCGAGTGCCGTACGGCACCCACAGGACCTCGGCGCCTCGGCTTGTAAGGGAACGGGCAATATTGTGTTTGCCCCCGGTGTCGATCAGGACAAGGCGTTTCTGCGCGGCGGACTGTGGCGGCAGTTGCCACGGTTCCCAGGGCGCGTGAGAGGTATGCTCACCTGAATTTACCGAGACCTCGCCCACGACGTCGTGGTCCGAGAGCGGAGTGACGTGCCGGGCGCGCGCGACACAGTCATTTACGTACGATTCAATGCCCGTGGTTCGGCCACTCGACCAAAGATAAGGATCGTAGGCATCATCCGGCAACACGTCTGGCGGCGCTACCGCAAGGACGGCCCGTTTGAAGCCGTATGTGCGCAGGTGTTGGGTAATCGCGCGCGTATCCAGACCAAATATTCCGGGAATATTGTTGTCTGCCAGGAATGCGTCGAGTTCATCCGTCGCCCGCCAGTTACTGGGATGAGTACAGAGTTCTCGCACAACGAGACCCGATAGCCATGGATTTACCGACTCCATGTCAACCGGAGTGACACCGTAGTTATTGATGAGCGGATACGTCAGGGTGACGATTTGCCCGCGGTAGGACGGGTCGGTACAGATTTCCTGATAGCCGGTCATGCTTGTATTGAAGCAAAGCTCGCCGGCGGCATCCTTGGCAGAGCCGAATGCCCGGCCGAAGAAGACTTTGCCGTCTTCCAAGGCGAGCAGGGCGTGAGGATAGGTATCTGCGTCTGACACGTTTACTGTGCACCTCCTGGTCTGTAGCCGTCAGCCGTATGGACGAGCCTCCCGTCGACGAACGTCATCGCGACACAGCCGGGGAGCGTTGTTCCCGCGATCGGCGTGTTCTTGCCTTTCGAAGCAAACTTTTCAGGGTCTACGGTCCACGCGGCACCGAGATCGAGCAGGGCTAAATCCGCCGGTGCTCCTACCGTGATCATTCCCGTCGGTAGGCCAAACACATGGGAGGGTTCTGACGTCAGTTTGCTTATTAGTGTTTGCAGAGAAACCCTGCCGTTTTGCACCAACTGAAAAACTTGCGAGAATGCAGTTTCTAGACACGAGATGCCTGAGGCCGCTTCGCTAAACTCGCAGAGCTTGTCGGTTGTACTGTGGGGTGCGTGGTCCGTGGCAATCGCGTCGATTGTGCCATCGTTCAAAGCCTCAATGAGGGCTTCAATGTCTGCTTGAGCGCGGAGAGGCGGTTTGACTTTGGCGTGCGTGTCGTAAGCAAGACCCACGCCTGCGTCTTCTTGCAGTCTCTGAGCAACAAGCGAATCGGTAAGCGTGAGATGGTGAGGCGTTACCTCGGCGGTAATGCGAATGCCTTGTTGCTTCGCTGCACGGATGATCTCGACGCTGCCACGCGTCGAGACGTGGGCGATGTGAATGTGGGCGCCGGTGCGACGCGCCAAGAGAGCGTCCCGCGCCACCATCGTCTCCTCAGCTTCGGCCGGCATCCCGCGCAGTCCCAGTCGCAAGGAAGTCAGGCCTTCATGCATGACGCCCTCTTGGGCGAGAGAGGGGTCTTCGCAGTGGTTTACGATAGGCTTTCCAACGAGAAGACTGTATTCGAGCGCGTGTCGCATCATGCGAGCATCGGCTACCGGCATGCCGTCATCGGAAAAAGCAACAGCGCCCGCGTCTGCCAGTGCCGCCATTTCCACGAGCTGCGTGCCTTCTAAGCCCTGGGTCACGGCAGCGAGAGGAAACACCCGCGCGGACGCGGATTCCCGCGCGCGTTCCAAAATGAGCTCGATAGTTGCCGGGGTGTCCACTACCGGATCCGTATTCGCCATGCTGCAGACAGTGGAAAAGCCGCCACGAGCGGCTGCCAGCGTGCCGGAAGCAATTGTCTCCTTGTATTCGAAGCCTGGTTCACGCAGATGACAGTGCAGGTCCACGAATCCCGGTGTGAGTACAAGTCCGCCCGCTTCAATAACGGGATAGTCTGCCGCAGAGAGTGACTCATTGATTTCCGCGACTTTACCGTCTCTGATCAGCACGTCTTGCACACGGTCGAGGTTGTTCGCCGGATCGAGCACCCGTGTCCCTGTGATCAGCCAGCTATTGGTCATACCAACCGCTCCGCCGTGCCTGCGAGCAAATAGAATATTGCCATCCGTACCGCGACGCCGTTAGTTACCTGTTCCTCGATAACGGCCTGCTCGCCGTACGCAAGCTCAGGCGAGATTTCCACGCCCTGGTTCATAGGGCCGGGGTGCATTATGAGCGCATTGGGACGAGCGCGCTGCAACCGCCGGCGGGTGAGTCCGAATCGGACGGCATATTCACGCAAGGAAGGCAACAACCCACTTGCCATGCGTTCGCGCTGCAGACGCAACATCATAACGACGTCTGCGTCCACGATCGCTGCATCGAGATCATATGAAATCGAAACTTGAGGCATGTCCTCAGTAATGCCGAGGATCTCAGGTGAGAGAAGGGTGGGCGGCCCACAGAGCACAATCTCGGCCCCCAATCTGCCAAAACCCCAGAGATTGGATCGCGCCACGCGGCTATGTAAGATGTCACCCACGATTACGAGCTTCAATCCTTCGAGAGTGCCAAGCCGCTGCTGGACCGTATAGAGATCGAGCAGAGCTTGACTGGGATGGGCGTGCCAGCCATCTCCAGCATTTATGACGGAAGCGTTTAGCCAGGACGCGGCGAGGTAGGGCGCGCCGGCTTCCCAATGGCGCATGACTATCATGTCTGCACCCAGCGCTTGTAGGGTGCGCATAGTATCAACCAACGACTCGCCCTTGTCGACACTGCTTTGGCT is a window encoding:
- the carB gene encoding carbamoyl-phosphate synthase large subunit, which translates into the protein MTNRPSKVLIVGSGPIIIGQAAEFDYAGTQACKAMREEGVTSVLVNSNPATIMTDEDIADVVYIEPLTVPVIERIIAHERPDGLIPTLGGQTGLNLAVALAEAEVLEKYDVRLLGTPLSAIRKAEDRELFRQTMTQIGEPIPASKTVHSVQEAEAFVATIGMPVVIRPAYTLGGTGGGIARTAAEVQTVVAGGLSASPINQVLVEEYLLGWKEIEYEVMRDSADNCITVCNMENFDPMGVHTGDSIVVAPSQTLSDREYQMLRTASLNIIRSLGIEGGCNVQLALDPHSFAYRVIEVNPRVSRSSALASKATGYPIARMAAKIAIGRTLDKLPNPITEKTTAAFEPALDYVVVKIPRWPFDKFPSGDRMLGTQMKSTGEVMAIDRTLEAALQKAVRGLEIGDRSLMWEDEQWQGEPEAIWGHITEASDLRLWAIMSALRREVSIEEVSRRSHIDPFFIHKLAAIRDMEQRLLAEPLTPGLLWEAKRLGFADSQVGTLADVLPTRVREMRKQWGIVPVYKMVDTCAAEFEARTPYFYSTYEIENDAPSLTAARAAVVGSGPIRIGQGIEFDYCSVHAAWALDSAGVQSIMVNSNPETVSTDFDTSDRLYFEPLDTESVLNVLDNEGVPPTIVQFGGQTAINLAEPLTMENVTLAGSGVSAIDLAEDRRKFEAFLDRLGIPQPPGAAVTNVDDALSVASNIGYPVLVRPSYVLGGRAMEIVNTPEDLKSYVATAVQLSTRHPVLVDKYLQGKEVEVDAICDGKTVLIPGVMEHIERAGVHSGDSFAVYPPRDLHEHLEQTIVDYTTRICLELGVLGLVNIQYVIFQDEVFVLEVNPRSSRTVPFLSKVTDVPMVRLATLTMLGKSLEDMGYGSGLRPKQPLVAVKAPVFSMAKLRGVETSVGPEMKSTGEVMGVDVTFEAALYKAMVASGLNVPAGGTFLLSIADADKDAIHPIVRQLAAAGYKFMATEGTAAMLESMGIPVRMISKRLQGTPNVVSVIREGEVQAVINSLTGGRAVLQDGFFIRRAAVERQIPCLTSLDTSRALATALSLQQDAYQVRPLWAYRDQS
- the carA gene encoding glutamine-hydrolyzing carbamoyl-phosphate synthase small subunit — encoded protein: MSDADTYPHALLALEDGKVFFGRAFGSAKDAAGELCFNTSMTGYQEICTDPSYRGQIVTLTYPLINNYGVTPVDMESVNPWLSGLVVRELCTHPSNWRATDELDAFLADNNIPGIFGLDTRAITQHLRTYGFKRAVLAVAPPDVLPDDAYDPYLWSSGRTTGIESYVNDCVARARHVTPLSDHDVVGEVSVNSGEHTSHAPWEPWQLPPQSAAQKRLVLIDTGGKHNIARSLTSRGAEVLWVPYGTRYEEICSLDPDGIVVCNGPGDPEVGAVAATVETTARLMHRYPMLGICLGHQIIALAAGARASRLKFGHRGANHPVQDTESGKVHITTQNHGFQVDASSIPEESGFRVSHISLNDGSVEGLRHQDLPILSVQYHPEACPGPQDNQYVFDEFVELLS
- a CDS encoding dihydroorotase, producing MTNSWLITGTRVLDPANNLDRVQDVLIRDGKVAEINESLSAADYPVIEAGGLVLTPGFVDLHCHLREPGFEYKETIASGTLAAARGGFSTVCSMANTDPVVDTPATIELILERARESASARVFPLAAVTQGLEGTQLVEMAALADAGAVAFSDDGMPVADARMMRHALEYSLLVGKPIVNHCEDPSLAQEGVMHEGLTSLRLGLRGMPAEAEETMVARDALLARRTGAHIHIAHVSTRGSVEIIRAAKQQGIRITAEVTPHHLTLTDSLVAQRLQEDAGVGLAYDTHAKVKPPLRAQADIEALIEALNDGTIDAIATDHAPHSTTDKLCEFSEAASGISCLETAFSQVFQLVQNGRVSLQTLISKLTSEPSHVFGLPTGMITVGAPADLALLDLGAAWTVDPEKFASKGKNTPIAGTTLPGCVAMTFVDGRLVHTADGYRPGGAQ
- a CDS encoding aspartate carbamoyltransferase catalytic subunit, whose amino-acid sequence is MPLAHRDLLDLDDYSSEEIMLLLETTSAMTEILSRPIRRVPTLRGKTIVNMFYEASTRTRSSFELAAKNLSADLVNVSASQSSVDKGESLVDTMRTLQALGADMIVMRHWEAGAPYLAASWLNASVINAGDGWHAHPSQALLDLYTVQQRLGTLEGLKLVIVGDILHSRVARSNLWGFGRLGAEIVLCGPPTLLSPEILGITEDMPQVSISYDLDAAIVDADVVMMLRLQRERMASGLLPSLREYAVRFGLTRRRLQRARPNALIMHPGPMNQGVEISPELAYGEQAVIEEQVTNGVAVRMAIFYLLAGTAERLV